The following are from one region of the Microbacterium sp. BK668 genome:
- a CDS encoding DJ-1/PfpI family protein gives MIVGFPSAQILDVTGPLEVFSTASRFLPIPRYATQLVSVDGGSVVSTSGLEFATDPIEQVVGNIDTLVVAGGRDMDVAVADRKLVDSIRRLAGRSRRVTSVCSGAFLLAAAGLLDGRRATTHWAECADLERDYPGVVVEPDAIYVHDGNVWTSAGVTAGIDLALALVADDHGRKAAATVARRLVVYLRRSGGQGQFSSVLAAQSANDEPIRDLLAWIPDNLTADLSIPAMAQRTHLSDRQFSRVFKAEVGITPAEHVEAVRMEAACRLLETTLLGMEEIARTCGFGTPETMNRAFRRRLNTTPGDHRHHFGPA, from the coding sequence GTGATCGTGGGGTTCCCGTCCGCTCAGATCCTCGACGTCACGGGGCCGCTCGAGGTGTTCTCCACCGCCTCTCGGTTCCTGCCGATTCCCCGATACGCGACCCAACTCGTCAGCGTCGACGGCGGCTCGGTCGTCTCTACGAGCGGCCTGGAGTTCGCCACGGACCCGATCGAGCAGGTCGTCGGGAACATCGACACCCTCGTGGTCGCGGGTGGCAGGGACATGGATGTGGCCGTCGCCGACAGAAAGCTCGTCGACAGCATCCGGCGGCTCGCGGGCCGATCACGACGGGTGACGTCGGTCTGCTCCGGCGCATTCCTGCTCGCCGCGGCAGGACTTCTCGACGGGCGGCGCGCCACAACGCACTGGGCGGAATGCGCGGACCTCGAGCGCGACTATCCGGGGGTCGTGGTGGAACCGGACGCCATCTACGTGCACGACGGGAACGTCTGGACGTCCGCCGGCGTCACCGCCGGAATCGACCTCGCCCTCGCCCTCGTCGCCGACGATCACGGCCGCAAGGCCGCCGCGACCGTCGCCCGCCGCCTGGTCGTCTACCTGCGCCGCTCCGGGGGGCAGGGCCAGTTCTCGTCGGTGCTCGCGGCACAGTCCGCCAACGACGAACCGATCCGCGACCTGCTGGCGTGGATCCCCGACAACCTCACCGCGGACCTGTCCATTCCGGCCATGGCGCAGCGCACCCACCTGTCGGATCGGCAGTTCAGCCGCGTGTTCAAAGCCGAGGTCGGCATCACCCCCGCCGAACACGTGGAGGCGGTGCGAATGGAGGCGGCGTGCCGCCTCCTCGAAACCACGCTCCTCGGGATGGAGGAGATCGCCCGAACGTGCGGCTTCGGAACCCCGGAGACCATGAACCGCGCCTTTCGCCGGCGGCTGAACACCACGCCCGGCGACCACCGACACCACTTCGGGCCGGCCTGA
- a CDS encoding alpha/beta hydrolase, with amino-acid sequence MFGSLALGLVAAVLLVLVPFGPPTQSAVIGSMLCGFAVGWGMLAVLTARFTDQPQRWAFVPAALMGLSGLLLVLFGPAVQPALTWILPPAMLAVSIYMMIRIRQNLSGSRARWLLYPVIVALGLASVGAGYQAIGEALDTQATPMPGQLIDVGGHRLHLYCSGSGGPTVVLEAGGGAAAAELELLRSAVERDTHVCVYDRAGRGWSDSTPTPAHGIQIATDLHTLLERAQVPRPYVLVGHSFGGLYVQMFAARYPTQVAGMVLIDSTAPDAGASAYQTHPVVLDRVFALLSSSAQLGLGHLFGGTARDLLSSINEYADAGDAVQHAASLTDFGDKPLFVLTAGIGGDAAKFAAQDRMAALSSDSVHRTVENASHQMLVSDEESAAVTACAILDVAAAVRSGQPLAK; translated from the coding sequence GTGTTCGGTTCACTGGCTCTCGGGTTGGTGGCTGCGGTTCTCCTCGTGCTCGTCCCGTTCGGGCCGCCGACGCAGAGCGCCGTTATCGGCTCGATGCTGTGCGGGTTCGCGGTGGGTTGGGGGATGCTGGCCGTGCTGACAGCCCGGTTCACCGACCAGCCCCAGCGGTGGGCCTTCGTGCCCGCGGCGCTGATGGGTCTGAGCGGACTTCTCCTCGTGCTGTTCGGACCCGCCGTGCAGCCGGCACTGACCTGGATTCTTCCTCCGGCGATGCTCGCGGTGTCCATCTACATGATGATTCGCATCCGGCAGAACCTCAGCGGCTCGCGCGCTCGGTGGCTCCTCTATCCCGTGATCGTGGCGCTGGGGCTGGCGTCGGTCGGAGCCGGCTATCAGGCGATCGGCGAGGCGCTGGATACCCAGGCGACCCCGATGCCCGGACAGCTGATCGACGTCGGCGGTCATCGTCTGCACCTGTACTGCTCCGGCTCCGGCGGCCCCACCGTGGTGCTGGAAGCCGGCGGCGGGGCAGCGGCCGCCGAGCTCGAGTTGCTCCGCTCGGCGGTGGAACGAGACACGCACGTGTGCGTCTACGATCGCGCCGGCCGCGGCTGGAGCGACTCCACCCCCACGCCCGCCCACGGCATCCAGATAGCAACCGACCTGCACACCCTGCTCGAGCGGGCGCAGGTGCCCCGGCCGTACGTCCTCGTCGGCCATTCCTTCGGCGGGCTGTACGTGCAGATGTTCGCCGCACGGTACCCGACACAGGTGGCCGGCATGGTGCTGATCGACTCCACCGCGCCGGACGCGGGCGCCTCGGCCTACCAGACCCACCCGGTTGTGCTGGATCGTGTCTTCGCACTGCTCTCCTCGTCCGCGCAGCTCGGACTGGGCCACCTGTTCGGCGGCACGGCACGCGACCTGCTCAGCAGCATCAACGAGTACGCCGACGCGGGAGACGCCGTTCAACACGCAGCATCCCTCACCGACTTCGGCGACAAGCCCCTGTTCGTCCTGACCGCCGGCATCGGGGGCGATGCCGCCAAGTTCGCAGCCCAGGACCGCATGGCCGCATTGTCGAGCGACAGTGTGCACCGCACCGTCGAGAACGCCAGCCACCAGATGCTGGTCTCGGACGAAGAATCCGCCGCCGTCACGGCTTGCGCGATCCTCGACGTGGCCGCCGCCGTCCGGAGCGGCCAGCCTCTCGCAAAGTGA